One segment of Fibrobacter sp. UWB10 DNA contains the following:
- a CDS encoding ABC transporter ATP-binding protein, producing MIKIEHLHKTYRSGFLMKPKLALKDVSFSVEPGQVYGFIGPNGAGKSTTIKVLTGLLNFDSGNVLVNGISPRNVKSRQFIGYSPEQPYFYDYLTGRELLQFYGKLVGLSGAELDKRIDWSLDLLHANKDWIDRRLRSYSKGMMQRVGIAQAILGKPKLLILDEPMSGLDPMGRRDVREAIMELNRTGVTIFYSSHLLSDVESISHKVAMIVDGKIVREGTVDEITESCGVEYHVRTREAIPQAELPEGVAPAGHPQECVCADDAARDRLLRYCLEKGIAVERMDHKRPSLEDILTEEIARADA from the coding sequence ATGATTAAGATTGAACATTTGCATAAGACGTACCGCAGCGGTTTCTTGATGAAACCGAAGCTTGCGCTTAAGGATGTGAGTTTTAGCGTAGAACCGGGGCAAGTGTATGGCTTTATCGGGCCGAACGGCGCGGGCAAGTCTACGACTATCAAAGTGCTTACGGGTCTTTTGAATTTTGATTCGGGCAATGTGCTGGTGAACGGGATTTCTCCGCGTAATGTGAAGAGCCGTCAGTTTATCGGTTATTCGCCGGAACAGCCGTACTTTTATGATTATCTAACGGGCCGTGAACTTTTGCAGTTCTACGGTAAGTTGGTGGGCCTTTCTGGGGCCGAACTGGACAAGCGCATTGACTGGTCGCTGGATCTGTTGCATGCAAATAAGGACTGGATTGACCGCCGCCTGCGTTCATACTCCAAGGGCATGATGCAGCGCGTGGGCATTGCTCAGGCAATTCTCGGTAAGCCGAAGCTTTTGATTCTCGATGAACCCATGAGCGGTCTCGACCCGATGGGCCGCCGCGATGTGCGCGAAGCCATTATGGAACTGAATCGCACGGGTGTGACGATTTTCTATTCAAGCCACTTGCTCTCCGATGTGGAATCGATTAGCCACAAGGTCGCGATGATTGTCGATGGCAAGATTGTGCGCGAAGGTACCGTAGACGAGATTACGGAATCTTGCGGCGTGGAATACCACGTGCGTACCCGCGAAGCAATTCCGCAGGCAGAACTTCCCGAGGGTGTTGCCCCTGCTGGTCATCCGCAGGAATGCGTATGCGCCGATGATGCTGCCCGCGACCGCCTGCTGCGCTATTGCTTGGAAAAAGGAATTGCTGTCGAGCGCATGGACCACAAGCGCCCGAGCCTCGAAGACATTTTGACAGAGGAGATTGCCCGTGCAGACGCTTAA
- a CDS encoding TIGR02147 family protein, with amino-acid sequence MKDILEYTSYRQYIADYYAERKAKSAFTWQEFASLAGFSSSIFLKYVSEGRYNLGEATAVRVATAMNLADYECDFFVELVKFDHAKTDAEKKAAYGEMISIAEAHKAKVLEGDSFRFFSDWKNPVIRELAPAMPGAKPLALAHACREKITAAEVTETLNFLVKAGLLQKDDAGNYTQTEQSVTTGPMEVTPVAVRGMHRQMGEFALDAIEGVPQNERHFSGITLGVTHEAYDEIVQVIAECRKKVIAIATRDSAMDEVYRLNMQFFPLTKKNSKKG; translated from the coding sequence ATGAAAGATATACTTGAGTACACGAGCTATCGCCAGTATATCGCGGATTATTACGCCGAAAGAAAGGCGAAGTCTGCGTTTACTTGGCAGGAGTTCGCTTCTTTGGCGGGGTTTTCCTCGTCGATTTTCCTTAAATACGTGAGCGAAGGCCGCTATAACCTGGGCGAAGCTACTGCCGTGCGTGTAGCTACGGCCATGAACCTTGCGGACTACGAGTGCGATTTCTTCGTGGAGCTGGTCAAGTTCGACCATGCGAAAACGGATGCCGAAAAGAAGGCCGCTTATGGCGAGATGATTTCGATTGCCGAGGCGCACAAGGCGAAAGTCTTGGAAGGGGACTCTTTCCGTTTTTTCAGCGACTGGAAAAATCCTGTCATTCGCGAATTGGCTCCTGCTATGCCGGGGGCGAAACCCTTGGCGCTTGCCCATGCCTGTCGTGAAAAAATAACGGCGGCTGAAGTGACTGAGACCTTGAATTTCTTGGTCAAGGCGGGCTTGCTTCAAAAAGACGATGCGGGCAACTACACGCAAACAGAACAGTCTGTGACGACGGGCCCAATGGAGGTAACGCCTGTCGCCGTTCGTGGCATGCACCGCCAGATGGGTGAATTCGCCCTTGATGCGATCGAGGGTGTTCCGCAAAATGAACGTCATTTCTCGGGTATTACGCTAGGCGTTACGCATGAAGCCTACGATGAAATTGTGCAAGTGATTGCCGAATGCCGTAAAAAGGTAATTGCAATTGCGACTAGGGATTCTGCGATGGACGAGGTGTATCGTCTGAATATGCAGTTTTTCCCGCTCACAAAAAAGAATTCTAAAAAGGGTTAG
- a CDS encoding TIGR02147 family protein: MKDILEYTSYRQYIADYYADKKAKSAFTWPEFASAAGFSSPVYLKYVSEGRFNLSEAAVDRVAAAMHLSGSDLEFFREMVCFDHAKTDKAKKESFQKLVAMAESRKAKVIEADAFRYFDSWKNPVLRELAPAMPGAKPLALAKACRPKITAAEVSDSLNFLVKANMLQKDENGNYVQTDRSITAGPMEVTPAVIRGLHRQMGELALDTIEGVPQNERHFSGVTLGITQAAYDEIVAEINAFRKRVIEIATRETETDEVYRLNIQFFPMTNKGSKKG, from the coding sequence ATGAAAGATATACTTGAATATACGAGCTACCGTCAGTATATCGCGGACTATTACGCTGACAAAAAGGCGAAATCTGCGTTTACTTGGCCGGAGTTTGCTTCTGCGGCGGGATTTTCTTCGCCAGTCTACCTAAAATATGTGAGCGAGGGTCGCTTCAACTTGAGCGAAGCGGCTGTCGATCGTGTTGCCGCGGCAATGCACTTGTCTGGTAGCGACCTTGAATTTTTCCGCGAGATGGTTTGCTTTGACCATGCCAAGACGGACAAGGCCAAAAAGGAATCTTTCCAGAAGTTGGTGGCAATGGCGGAAAGTCGCAAGGCGAAAGTGATCGAGGCCGATGCATTTCGCTATTTTGACAGCTGGAAAAATCCCGTGCTCCGTGAACTGGCGCCTGCCATGCCCGGGGCAAAACCGTTAGCACTAGCAAAAGCGTGCCGTCCTAAAATTACCGCTGCCGAAGTCAGCGATTCGCTGAACTTTCTGGTGAAGGCGAATATGCTCCAGAAAGATGAAAACGGCAATTATGTGCAGACGGACAGGTCGATTACGGCCGGACCCATGGAAGTGACTCCCGCTGTGATTCGCGGCCTGCATCGCCAAATGGGTGAACTTGCGCTTGATACGATCGAGGGCGTGCCGCAAAACGAACGCCACTTTTCGGGCGTGACCTTGGGCATTACGCAGGCCGCCTACGATGAAATTGTCGCGGAAATCAATGCGTTCCGCAAGCGTGTGATTGAAATTGCTACTAGGGAAACTGAAACGGATGAGGTGTACCGCCTGAACATCCAGTTTTTCCCCATGACAAACAAGGGTTCTAAAAAGGGTTAG
- a CDS encoding FISUMP domain-containing protein, with amino-acid sequence MNYKKITKQFACKMAMPLALMFAACSTDNENAISKTEGDPGVEMGGSSEEPNIIASIRARAYYASANNGGGSSGDVVVSIPTNIFANGGQIVLTELDSVTLEPLNDSAITVSFKGNTEDTLTGELIPGDDGMVHFDSVSLRSSIVLLEAVSGGISLNAVVNVRDTNAFEIDGLSHLAAYRMQKLVESGMSFTAAKAQTETEIANVFGFGPQNPFLGANLTSSSPAALWRKTFNEIVSFGLLATLNREFGGTGTDAGISEDTKKSLAKGVESSHIFTILQVTPRAFERLGDSFALYYQECLQKRAYFANLLASVFGYGGCSSEREGELASISSEMYELKCESDTWNLTFRKANKVNVAHAFGTMTDSRDGKTYKTVQLDLGDVTQTWMAENLNYETENSSCFREESVVGEMSYCSTYGRIYSFVSGLDSSYRKYNSKEECATFKTVEYLTDAMSDDTLFWAEQAREECDGLFNEGDYTKDPYSVDWEKVVDSLNVLNLDVCPEGWRVPRYEDWITLFMYLREHFDVEPGEELNYLLSGYGNPIGFGMDFVAEVRGSSDWYKILVRKVPYLFTPKVLAEDSRDSGYEYAIQGVYGSIIYAFYSRMYNANRYHEVKNYFDLPNEGFIRCIKDE; translated from the coding sequence ATGAATTACAAAAAAATCACAAAGCAGTTTGCCTGCAAAATGGCGATGCCGCTCGCCTTGATGTTCGCGGCTTGTTCCACTGACAACGAAAACGCGATTTCTAAAACGGAAGGTGATCCCGGTGTGGAAATGGGCGGTTCCTCGGAAGAGCCGAATATTATAGCGTCGATTCGTGCTCGAGCGTATTATGCGTCGGCAAATAATGGAGGTGGTTCGTCTGGAGATGTTGTTGTTTCAATTCCGACGAATATTTTCGCTAATGGCGGGCAGATTGTTCTTACGGAACTAGATTCTGTGACGCTTGAACCGTTGAACGACAGCGCGATTACGGTGTCTTTTAAGGGGAATACCGAAGATACGCTTACGGGAGAATTGATTCCTGGTGACGATGGAATGGTCCATTTTGATAGTGTTTCGCTGAGGAGCTCGATTGTCTTGTTGGAAGCCGTATCGGGTGGAATATCGTTGAATGCGGTTGTGAATGTCCGGGATACAAATGCTTTTGAAATTGATGGTTTGAGTCATTTGGCGGCCTATCGCATGCAGAAACTGGTTGAATCGGGAATGTCGTTTACGGCGGCGAAGGCTCAGACTGAAACTGAAATTGCAAATGTGTTCGGCTTTGGCCCGCAAAACCCATTCCTTGGTGCGAATCTGACCAGTTCGTCGCCGGCTGCTTTGTGGCGCAAGACGTTCAACGAGATTGTCTCATTTGGTTTGTTGGCTACCCTGAATAGAGAATTTGGTGGGACGGGAACTGATGCCGGTATTTCGGAAGATACAAAGAAATCTTTGGCTAAAGGCGTTGAATCATCGCATATATTCACTATTTTGCAAGTAACCCCGCGTGCTTTTGAAAGACTTGGAGATAGCTTTGCTTTGTATTATCAAGAATGCTTGCAAAAACGGGCTTATTTTGCCAACCTGCTTGCATCCGTGTTTGGTTATGGAGGCTGCTCGTCTGAAAGAGAAGGGGAGCTTGCTAGCATCTCTAGCGAAATGTATGAATTGAAATGCGAATCGGATACTTGGAATTTGACCTTCCGCAAGGCGAACAAGGTGAACGTTGCTCATGCGTTTGGGACGATGACTGATTCTCGAGATGGCAAGACTTACAAGACTGTGCAGCTGGATTTGGGAGATGTAACGCAGACTTGGATGGCAGAAAATTTGAACTATGAAACTGAAAACTCTAGCTGTTTCAGGGAGGAATCTGTTGTAGGGGAAATGTCATATTGTTCTACCTATGGTCGCATCTATTCGTTTGTGTCGGGTTTGGATTCGTCTTACAGGAAGTATAATTCCAAGGAAGAATGTGCAACCTTTAAAACGGTTGAATATTTGACGGATGCTATGTCGGATGACACTTTGTTCTGGGCGGAACAGGCTCGGGAGGAATGTGACGGTCTTTTCAATGAAGGCGATTATACGAAGGATCCCTATAGTGTGGATTGGGAAAAGGTAGTTGATTCGTTGAACGTCTTGAATCTTGATGTGTGCCCGGAAGGTTGGCGTGTGCCCCGTTACGAAGATTGGATAACGCTGTTTATGTACCTGAGGGAACACTTCGATGTGGAACCGGGTGAAGAATTGAATTACTTGCTCTCGGGTTATGGTAATCCGATAGGATTTGGCATGGATTTTGTTGCTGAAGTTCGTGGAAGTTCCGACTGGTATAAAATACTTGTCAGAAAGGTTCCTTATCTGTTTACGCCGAAGGTGTTGGCTGAAGATTCTCGCGACTCTGGGTACGAATATGCAATTCAGGGAGTTTATGGATCGATTATTTATGCATTTTATTCAAGAATGTATAATGCCAACAGGTATCATGAGGTTAAAAATTATTTTGACCTGCCGAATGAAGGCTTTATCCGTTGCATTAAGGACGAATAG
- a CDS encoding FISUMP domain-containing protein, whose product MNYVKMAEQIVCKMAMPLALMFAACSMDDSHVDARLDDSPAVPFGGAEEETGVYALAGRVLGSGGSPSISSSIWQGHMVRMVELDSVTFDTTDNIYYSSVTNASGVFSFDSVNLKSPYVLLELSPVGNGENWWASLDTLIDLGLESLIAFNERFIYRIIVNLRETKNVDINVLTTLEATRLRSLVKQGQSFEEARSQAGREVMEAFGFYDESFRFGDGEYAGSKEGREILSFVSVFVETNYSCLDKKEIADFGNSGTFANLTDSIKTKCVEYPAGELWSERHYDGGTWKDITNAERALFGNFLSSLYGVGRCTDEKEGDSLVITYLGSELDLKIKCKPNDWIASAFRMVREDMPRTEGTMTDPRDGKTYRTVTYEIESGSQTWMMENLVYSGEGVTAVLDSAAIESVKAYREQELHIARIYHGSFDSPNDSLIWLDSLKSDRDDWIFYVDSAYWSSFVRYKWFDALGLDSALVYTDSGSINSEKVFAILDSVEAVNGHYQGLCPDGWRIPKIEDWANLFKQAYRTTGEIVEDVNQNWKMGVRELPGLGFGPVTAERFIVRPEAETEKVMAYEENVYILEFALNLKIDWIGAFRLNEQLDRYVNVRCIKNE is encoded by the coding sequence ATGAACTATGTAAAAATGGCAGAACAGATTGTCTGCAAAATGGCGATGCCGCTCGCCTTGATGTTCGCGGCTTGCTCTATGGATGATAGCCATGTTGATGCTCGTTTGGATGATTCCCCGGCGGTACCGTTCGGGGGCGCCGAAGAAGAAACGGGTGTTTATGCCTTGGCCGGTCGAGTGCTAGGATCTGGAGGCTCGCCTTCAATAAGTAGCAGTATTTGGCAAGGGCATATGGTAAGGATGGTTGAATTGGATTCGGTGACATTTGATACAACCGATAATATATATTATAGTTCGGTTACGAATGCGTCAGGTGTATTTTCTTTTGATAGTGTCAATTTGAAAAGTCCGTATGTTTTACTTGAACTATCTCCCGTAGGAAATGGTGAAAATTGGTGGGCTTCGCTTGATACTTTGATAGATCTTGGATTGGAAAGTTTAATAGCTTTTAATGAAAGGTTCATATATCGTATTATCGTTAATTTGCGTGAAACGAAGAATGTGGATATTAATGTGTTGACAACTTTGGAAGCAACTCGTTTGCGAAGTTTAGTTAAGCAGGGACAGAGCTTTGAAGAGGCAAGGTCGCAAGCGGGTCGAGAGGTAATGGAAGCTTTTGGTTTCTATGATGAGTCTTTCCGGTTTGGCGATGGTGAATATGCTGGCAGTAAGGAGGGCCGGGAAATCTTAAGTTTTGTGAGTGTATTTGTTGAAACAAATTATTCGTGCCTAGATAAAAAAGAAATTGCGGACTTTGGAAATTCCGGCACTTTTGCAAACTTGACGGATTCTATCAAGACGAAATGTGTTGAATATCCGGCAGGTGAACTGTGGTCTGAACGCCATTACGATGGTGGTACATGGAAAGATATAACGAATGCAGAAAGAGCTTTGTTCGGTAATTTCCTGTCTAGTTTGTACGGCGTTGGCAGATGTACCGATGAAAAAGAAGGCGATTCGTTGGTGATTACCTATTTAGGTTCTGAATTGGATTTGAAAATAAAATGTAAGCCTAATGACTGGATTGCTTCGGCTTTCCGAATGGTAAGGGAAGATATGCCTCGTACGGAAGGAACTATGACCGATCCCCGTGATGGAAAAACCTATAGGACTGTTACATATGAAATAGAAAGTGGATCTCAAACTTGGATGATGGAAAATTTGGTTTATAGTGGTGAAGGTGTGACTGCGGTTCTTGATAGTGCTGCTATTGAATCGGTGAAGGCTTATCGGGAGCAAGAATTGCATATTGCTAGGATTTATCACGGTTCGTTTGATTCGCCGAACGATAGTTTGATTTGGCTTGATTCGCTGAAGAGCGACAGGGATGACTGGATTTTCTACGTTGATTCTGCGTATTGGAGTAGTTTTGTCAGGTATAAGTGGTTTGATGCTCTAGGCTTGGATTCTGCTCTCGTTTATACGGACAGCGGTAGTATTAATTCTGAAAAAGTCTTCGCCATATTGGATTCCGTTGAGGCTGTGAACGGACATTATCAGGGGTTGTGCCCAGACGGATGGCGGATTCCTAAAATTGAAGATTGGGCTAATTTGTTTAAACAGGCATATAGAACCACGGGAGAAATTGTTGAAGATGTTAATCAAAACTGGAAGATGGGCGTGCGTGAATTGCCTGGGCTTGGTTTTGGGCCGGTAACCGCAGAACGATTTATTGTACGCCCGGAAGCGGAAACTGAAAAAGTGATGGCCTATGAAGAAAATGTGTATATTCTTGAATTTGCTCTTAATTTGAAAATAGACTGGATTGGAGCGTTCCGATTGAATGAACAATTAGATAGGTATGTGAACGTTCGCTGCATCAAAAATGAATAG
- a CDS encoding FISUMP domain-containing protein, with protein MNYTKMTKQFVCKMAMPLALMFAACSDNGNSVVKGDDHSITPLGGSAEETGVVAYENISLRGRAYYAPAKSETKPSLENLDASFPQDVFWAGGSVTLKELDSTTLEWIDGESYTAKIGGAVEDSVTGEMRPSNNGSIQFDSVSLNSPVVMLIATSDDISLHAILDLRDSNSFVVDVLTHLTAHRVKKLVASGKSFTEAKNQAETEMATVFGLDELDPSEAALVRDELNELPYTLLQQIKEELGETGMVEGLSESSKESMKFFILHSNVTGILLLPEAAFERLGEDAVQFYQECLQKKKYLLYVLAKIYGAAKCSAVNEGALVEVYKNESLLKCHEGAWELVDGRVAQLDVSSTLGTMADSRDGQTYKTVKLEYDGISQTWMAENLNYATEKSSCFRDDSSNCSVYGRLYSIFPLDSIYNKYASEEDCIADRMNAWLTEYRAVADSLDEVGPLSESDSLRFIDEAHRLCKELHENPENPDNVNWSKVIDSLDVLNYDVCPEGWRMPSYEDWNTLLAHVDYDLLHSANGDPVGFGLETLGWVRGNNGRYRMKINGGASYLFTPRPTPEEFLQPGMPYVGDAIGMIYTLKYDLNDGFMKTAYTNAMWSAGFVRCIKND; from the coding sequence ATGAATTACACAAAAATGACAAAGCAGTTTGTCTGCAAAATGGCGATGCCGCTCGCCTTGATGTTCGCGGCGTGTTCGGACAATGGAAATTCTGTTGTAAAAGGGGACGATCATTCAATAACGCCGCTGGGCGGCTCCGCCGAAGAAACGGGCGTTGTAGCGTACGAAAATATCTCTTTAAGGGGTCGCGCTTATTATGCTCCTGCAAAAAGTGAAACCAAGCCTTCTCTGGAAAACTTGGATGCCTCTTTCCCGCAGGATGTCTTTTGGGCGGGCGGTTCGGTAACGCTTAAAGAACTGGATTCTACGACGTTAGAATGGATTGACGGAGAGTCTTATACGGCGAAGATTGGCGGTGCTGTAGAAGATTCTGTGACCGGAGAGATGCGTCCGAGTAATAATGGCTCAATCCAGTTTGACAGTGTTTCTCTAAACAGCCCGGTTGTCATGCTGATTGCGACTTCTGACGATATTTCTTTGCATGCGATTCTTGATTTGCGCGATTCGAACTCGTTTGTTGTTGATGTATTAACCCATTTGACGGCACATCGCGTTAAAAAGTTGGTGGCTTCTGGAAAATCGTTTACGGAGGCGAAAAATCAGGCTGAAACTGAAATGGCCACTGTATTCGGGCTAGATGAATTGGATCCATCGGAAGCAGCCTTGGTTCGCGACGAATTGAATGAACTTCCGTATACTCTGTTGCAGCAAATAAAAGAAGAACTTGGTGAAACAGGGATGGTTGAAGGACTTTCAGAAAGTTCTAAAGAAAGTATGAAGTTTTTTATCTTGCATTCTAATGTTACGGGAATCTTGTTGCTTCCCGAGGCAGCATTTGAGAGACTCGGCGAAGATGCGGTTCAGTTCTATCAAGAATGCTTGCAAAAGAAAAAATATTTGCTTTACGTGCTTGCTAAAATATATGGGGCTGCAAAATGCTCTGCTGTAAACGAAGGTGCGCTTGTTGAAGTTTATAAGAATGAGTCTCTCTTGAAATGCCATGAAGGAGCTTGGGAACTTGTTGATGGTCGCGTAGCTCAGTTGGATGTTTCTTCGACTTTGGGAACTATGGCTGATTCAAGAGATGGTCAAACCTACAAGACGGTCAAGCTTGAATATGATGGTATTTCGCAGACGTGGATGGCGGAAAATCTGAACTATGCAACAGAAAAGTCCAGTTGCTTTAGGGATGATTCGTCGAATTGCTCTGTGTATGGGCGCTTGTATTCAATTTTCCCGCTGGATTCGATTTACAATAAATATGCGTCAGAAGAGGACTGCATTGCGGATCGCATGAATGCTTGGCTGACAGAATATCGTGCAGTTGCTGACTCGTTGGATGAGGTTGGCCCGTTGAGTGAAAGTGATTCCTTGCGTTTTATAGATGAAGCTCATAGACTTTGTAAGGAACTTCATGAAAATCCGGAAAACCCTGACAATGTGAATTGGAGTAAGGTGATTGACTCGCTGGACGTGCTGAACTATGATGTGTGTCCTGAGGGCTGGCGAATGCCTTCGTATGAGGATTGGAATACTTTGCTGGCGCATGTCGATTATGATTTGCTGCATTCCGCTAATGGGGATCCGGTGGGCTTTGGGCTCGAAACTTTGGGTTGGGTTCGCGGAAATAATGGCCGTTATAGAATGAAGATAAATGGAGGTGCTAGCTACCTGTTTACGCCGAGGCCCACGCCTGAAGAATTCCTGCAACCTGGGATGCCGTATGTAGGGGATGCGATAGGAATGATTTATACGTTGAAGTATGATTTAAATGACGGCTTTATGAAGACTGCGTATACGAATGCGATGTGGAGTGCCGGCTTTGTCCGCTGCATCAAAAACGACTAG
- a CDS encoding geranylgeranylglyceryl/heptaprenylglyceryl phosphate synthase — MKPGKTELRLNAEIEKRGALFAVLLDPDTSDEAAFVKAGAMAAENGADLLLVGGSYLGNFTLPKQVAALKANVDLPVVLFPGGASQVVPGFDAMLFMTLVSGRNPNYLIDEQVRGGALVRALNMEAIPTAYQLINSGKRTTVEYISGTMPVPANKPKLSMVNSIAAELMGMRYVYLEAGSGAEEPVPVEHIAYTRKATEMTIITGGGIKDPQTAAVRVAAGANIIVTGTLWEKVEDPKLLAEFAAAIHVKG; from the coding sequence ATGAAACCTGGGAAGACTGAACTCCGTCTGAATGCTGAAATCGAAAAACGCGGTGCGCTTTTTGCCGTGCTGCTGGACCCCGATACATCGGACGAAGCTGCCTTTGTGAAGGCTGGTGCTATGGCCGCTGAAAACGGTGCCGACCTCTTGTTGGTGGGCGGTTCTTACCTAGGTAACTTTACGCTGCCCAAGCAGGTGGCTGCCCTCAAGGCCAATGTGGATTTGCCCGTGGTGCTGTTCCCGGGTGGAGCCTCTCAGGTGGTGCCTGGCTTTGATGCAATGCTCTTTATGACGCTTGTAAGTGGCCGTAACCCGAATTACTTGATCGACGAACAGGTTCGCGGTGGCGCCTTGGTGCGCGCCTTGAATATGGAAGCGATTCCGACGGCCTATCAGCTGATCAATAGCGGCAAGCGTACCACGGTCGAATACATTAGCGGCACCATGCCGGTGCCTGCCAACAAGCCCAAGCTCAGCATGGTGAATTCCATTGCTGCTGAACTTATGGGCATGCGTTATGTGTATCTGGAAGCTGGCAGCGGTGCCGAAGAACCCGTGCCGGTGGAACACATCGCCTATACCCGCAAGGCAACCGAAATGACTATCATTACCGGTGGTGGCATTAAGGACCCGCAGACAGCTGCCGTCCGCGTGGCAGCTGGTGCAAACATCATCGTGACGGGTACGCTTTGGGAAAAGGTTGAAGACCCGAAGCTGTTGGCTGAATTTGCCGCTGCTATCCATGTAAAGGGATAG